The sequence below is a genomic window from Serratia nevei.
GGCGCAGTTGATCGTTAACGGTCAGCGACAGCTCGGCATTTTGCGGATCGCCGAATTCCGCCACCGGGATAAACCCCGACATCGGGCAGGAACCGTCGAAGGCCTTGGCCTTTTCCCAAGGCTGACCGGCTTTTTTAAAGCCCGCCTGCAGATCGCGCAGCGTCAGATCGAGCGCCACACCGTAGCCGGCGATCGCCCGCGCAACGCGGTCTTCGTTGGCCTGTTTCAACGGCGTGCCGATCAGTACCGCCAGCTCCACCTCATGATGCACCGCACCGAACTCTTTGGGGATGGCCACCGGCTGGCGAATGTCGCACAGCGCCGTTTCCGGTTTGATGAACACCACCGGCTCGACGGAAACCGCGCTGCCCATTTCCTTGATGTGATCGGCGTAGTTACTGCCGACGCAGACCACCTTGTTCACCGGGAAATCGAGCAGCGAACCCTGCCAGTCTCTATGTTGATACATACCGCTTCTCCCAAACTGTAGAGGCTTGGCGCGCCAAGCCGATTATTGGTGTGCCGGATCAATGCCCGATCGCGTCCGCCATCATACCCACGGCGAGGGCGAAATAGTAAGAGCGATTCCAGTGCATGAGGGTGCGAAAATTATCATAGACCAGGAACGTCCGCCCCTGCAGATCATCCGGCGCGATGATCCAACCGCGCTGAACAGCGTGCGGCAAGGCACTGCCATCCGCACGACGCACCCCGCGTTGTTGCCAGGCGTTGACGCTGCGCGCCTGCGCGTCTTTCAACCCCAGCTCGGCCCGATTGAAACCGGCGGGCAATTTGACCTCGCGCCCCCAGCCGATGCCGGCCTGCCAGCCTTCTTTGGACAAATAACTGGCCGTAGACGCGAAGACATCATCAATGTTGTTCCAGATATCGATGCGCCCGTCACCGTCGCCGTCCGCCGCGTAGCGCAAGAAAGAGCTCGGCATAAACTGGCATTGCCCCATTGCGCCGGCCCAGGAGCCTTTCAGGGGCGTATCGCCGACGTGCCCCTGCTCGACTATCTGCAACGCCGCCATCAGCTCCTGGCTGAAAAAGGCCTCGCGGCGCCCTTCAAACGCCAGCGTCGCCAGCGCGGACACCACGTCTTCCCGCCCCTGAATCTTACCGTAGGCGCTTTCCATGCCCCACAGCGCGATGATATAGCGCCCCGGCACCCGATAGCGCTCGCTGGCGCGCGTCCATTGCGCCTGGCGCTGCCGGTACAGTTCGCGCCCCTGGCGCACCTTGGCGGGCGACATTACACGCCGCAGGTAGTCATCCAGGGTAATCTTCTGCTCCGGCTGATTGCGATCGGCCTTGATCACCCGATCGACGAAATGTATTTGCGCAAAAGCACGGTCAAGGGTGCTCTGGCTGATGCCCTGCTCCCGCGCCTGGCGCTTGAGTTGCTCGACATACGCCGGAAACTGCGCCGGATCCCGGCCGCTCGCCGCCAGCGTCGCCTCCTGTGCCGCCTGCGGTGCGCCCGGTATCAGCACACCGCCCAGCGCCAGCCAGGCGGCCAATACGGTTCTTCTCGCCGAACGTGTCATCGCGCCTCCCCTGGCCGTGGCCGCCGTCTCAGGCCTTGTCGCCCGCCAGATGCTGATTGAGCAGGTTTTCTACCGGCGGCGGGAACTGCAGGTAATAGCCTTCGTCTTTCAACGCCTGCTTCACCTTTTCGATATCCGCCGAGGCCAATTTCTTGCGCTCATCGAGCGAAAGCATCATGGCGAATTGCGGCACGCCGAAACTTTTCATCAGCTCTTCCGGCACACGAGAGAAATCGTCTTTTTTTTCGACATAAAGATAAGTTTGATCGCGTTTCGGGCTTCTATAGATCACACAAAGCATTTTTTTAACTCTATTTAATTGAGGGAGCGTCTTGCCTGGATATAACTCTGACTATAACATGCTTATAGTACATCGGAATATCGCACCCCGAGTGGTATTCCGGGGATTTAAAGTTGCTGAGACTGAGTCAGGATAGATGTCACAATCGCCAATTGAGCTAAAAGGCAGCAGTTTTACCCTATCGGTTGTTCATTTGCATAATTCGCAGCCTGAGGTAATACGTCAGGCGTTACAGGAAAAAGTTGAGCAAGCGCCCGCTTTTCTGAAAAACGCCCCTGTTGTTATCAACGTCGCAACGCTGGATGGCGATGCGAACTGGAAAGAACTTCAACAGGCTGTCGCGGCAGCAGGTCTGCGCGTTGTGGGTATCAGCGGTTGCAGAGATGAGCGTCAAAAGCGCGCGATAGCCCGTGCCGGGCTGCCGCTGCTGAGCGAAGGCAAAGGCCAGAAGATGGCGGCGCCGGAGCCTGCGCCTGCGCCCGTGGCGGCGGATAACGCCCCCGCTAAAACGCGTATCATCAGCACGCCTGTCCGTTCCGGCCAACAGATTTACGCCCGCAACTGCGATCTTATCGTGACCAACAGCGTCAGCGCCGGCGCCGAATTGATTGCCGACGGCAACATTCATGTCTACGGCATGATGCGCGGTCGCGCACTGGCAGGCGCGTCAGGCGACACGCAATGTCAGATTTTTTGCACCCACCTGGCGGCTGAGCTAGTCTCTATCGCAGGGCAGTACTGGTTGAGCGACCAAATCCCGTCCGATTACGTCGGGCAGGCCGTACGACTCAGCCTGTTGGATAACGCTTTAACCATACAACCTTTAAACTAAGCCCTTTTGACAAGGAATCCATTTCATGGCACGCATTATTGTTGTTACATCGGGTAAAGGGGGCGTTGGCAAGACCACTTCGAGCGCGGCCATCGCTACCGGCCTGGCCCAGAAAGGCAAGAAAACCGTCGTGATCGATTTCGATATCGGCCTGCGTAATCTTGACCTGATCATGGGCTGCGAACGTCGGGTAGTGTATGATTTCGTGAACGTGATTCAGGGCGATGCCACGCTGAATCAGGCGTTGATCAAAGACAAACGCACTGAAAACCTCTATATCCTGCCTGCTTCGCAGACGCGCGACAAAGACGCGTTGACCCGCGAAGGCGTTGAAAAAATTCTCAACGATCTCGGCGAGATGGATTTTGACTTCGTGGTGTGCGATTCACCGGCCGGTATCGAAACCGGTGCGCTGATGGCGCTGTACTTCGCCGACGAAGCTATCATCACCACCAACCCGGAAGTGTCTTCGGTACGCGACTCCGACCGTATCCTGGGCATCCTCTCTTCCAAGTCACGCCGCGCCGAGAAAGGCGAATCGCCAATCAAGGAACACCTGCTGCTGACCCGTTACAACCCGGGCCGCGTCAGCCGTGGCGACATGCTGAGCATGGAAGACGTGCTGGAAATCCTGCGCATTCCACTGGTGGGTGTGATTCCGGAAGACCAGTCCGTGCTGCGCGCTTCCAACCAGGGTGAGCCTGTCATTCTGGATGCCGAGTCAGACGCCGGTAAGGCGTACGACGATACCGTTTGCCGCTTGTTGGGGGAAGAACGCCCATTCCGCTTCATTGAAGAAGAGAAGAAGGGTTTCCTGAAACGCCTTTTTGGGGGATAAACCATGGCCTTATTAGACTTCTTTCTGTCCCGCAAAAAACAGACAGCCAATATAGCCAAGGAACGGCTGCAGATTATCGTCGCAGAGCGTCGTCGCGGGGACAGTGAGCCCCCGTATCTGCCTGATCTGAAACGCGATATTCTGGCGGTTATTTGCAAATACATTCAGATCGATCCTGAAATGCTGCACGTGCAATTCGAGCAGAAAGGGGACGACATTTCGGTACTTGAACTTAACGTGACATTACCGGAATCGGAAGAAGCAGCTAAATGATTGCGACGCATTAATTACCCCCTGTATATTTTATGCAGGGGGTAACTGTATGTGCATCCAGTTATTAAGCTTTATCGCCAGCAAAAAAGTGATTTTTCCCTTTGGGACAATTCCCAATTAACTTTGCCGCCGCCTCGTTTAAAGTAAATTCTGGCCAGATTTACCTTCAACGCATTATTTCCTGCCTATATTCACCCGAGCAGAGTTTCCCTACCCTGCCCTGGTGATAATCAGCGATTAATAATCTTTCAGGATGTCCTGCAGCGGTGCCATTAATAGATCGCCGCGCCAGCCGCTGATTAATTCAGGGCGACTTTCGCCGTCCTTCAGTTTCCAATGCCAGTTCAGCAATTGGTTAATTTGGCGACGGGATGCCAGCAGTTCGCTGCTCAACCCGCTTTGCTCGCTGACGGCAGCGATCGCCGCCTTGATGTCTTTGAACACCTTCTTGTAGCCCGGCTGATCGATAAGGTTAGCCAACGGCGCCGGCAACTCGGATTCTTCCAGCGCTTCGGCTTCCGCCACCAGCGCCAGCAGCGTTTTACCGTGATAACGGATCTCCGGCCCGCTCAGGCCCAGCGAATCCAGTTCTCCCAGCGAAGACGGCATATAGCGCGCCACCTGCCACAAGTTTTCCTCACGCACCACGAAGTTCACCGCCAGATCGCGCTCGCGTGCCTGGCGCAGCCGCCATTCCGCCAGCTTCTGCAGACAACCGAGCTGACGCGGGCGCAGCTGCCAGGCGTTGCTGATTTCGCGGTAGGCCAATGCCGGCGCCAGCGTCTCGCTACGGCGCTGGCACAGCAGCAGACACTCGTTATTGGCCGCCGCGGTCCAACCGGCCTCTTCCGTCTCCTGCACCAGCTGTTTGGCCATCGGCAGCAGATAGAACACGTCGGCAGCCGCGTACACGCACTGCCTTTCAGTCAGCGGACGCGCCAGCCAGTCGGTGCGCGACTCGCTCTTGTCCAGCTCAACCTTCATGTACTCCGCCACCAGCGTCGCGAAGCCACAGGAGAGCGGCCGGCCGGTAAAGGCCGCCAGGATCTGGGTATCGACCATCGGCGTCGGCAGCGTTTTAAAGGCGTTGAGAAACACTTCGAGATCTTCACTGCCGGCATGCAGGAACTTCACCACGGCGGTGTCGGCCAGCAGGTCGACAAACGGCTGCCATTGCTTGATCGGCAGAGGATCGATGAGGGAGAGTTGTTCACCGTCGTAGAGCTGGATCAGGCCCAGCTGCGGATAGTAGGTGCGCGTTCTGACAAACTCGGTGTCCAGCGCAATCTGGGCATGCTTTCTCGCCTGCTCGCAGACCTGCTGCAATCCGGCATCGGTAGTGATCAACTGATAATTCAAAACATCATTCTCTTGTAGGATTCAAACACAACAACGCCGGCATTCACCGGCGTTGTTGATAGTCAGACGCGAGAGCGACACCTAGGCGGCATCGGCCGGCTTCGGTGTTTTTTGCTCATCGCGCAGTTCTCGCCGCAAAATCTTGCCGACGTTCGACTTCGGCAGTTCATCGCGGAACTCAACAATTTTAGGCACTTTATACCCGGTCAGGTGGCGACGGCAATGGGTCAACAGCTCTTCCTTGGTCAGCGAAGCGTCTTTCTTCACCACGCAGATCTTCACCGTTTCGCCGGAGACTTCGCTGGGCACGCCAATCGCCGCACATTCCAGCACCTTCGGATGCTGGCTGACCACGTCCTCGATTTCGTTCGGGTAAACGTTGAAACCGGAGACCAGGATCATGTCTTTCTTACGATCGACGATGCGCACAAACCC
It includes:
- a CDS encoding YcgL domain-containing protein; translated protein: MLCVIYRSPKRDQTYLYVEKKDDFSRVPEELMKSFGVPQFAMMLSLDERKKLASADIEKVKQALKDEGYYLQFPPPVENLLNQHLAGDKA
- a CDS encoding fumarylacetoacetate hydrolase family protein translates to MYQHRDWQGSLLDFPVNKVVCVGSNYADHIKEMGSAVSVEPVVFIKPETALCDIRQPVAIPKEFGAVHHEVELAVLIGTPLKQANEDRVARAIAGYGVALDLTLRDLQAGFKKAGQPWEKAKAFDGSCPMSGFIPVAEFGDPQNAELSLTVNDQLRQQGNTRDMITPILPLISYMSRFFTLRAGDIILTGTPQGVGPMASGDMLKISLNGKTLSTRVI
- the minD gene encoding septum site-determining protein MinD; the encoded protein is MARIIVVTSGKGGVGKTTSSAAIATGLAQKGKKTVVIDFDIGLRNLDLIMGCERRVVYDFVNVIQGDATLNQALIKDKRTENLYILPASQTRDKDALTREGVEKILNDLGEMDFDFVVCDSPAGIETGALMALYFADEAIITTNPEVSSVRDSDRILGILSSKSRRAEKGESPIKEHLLLTRYNPGRVSRGDMLSMEDVLEILRIPLVGVIPEDQSVLRASNQGEPVILDAESDAGKAYDDTVCRLLGEERPFRFIEEEKKGFLKRLFGG
- the minE gene encoding cell division topological specificity factor MinE, translated to MALLDFFLSRKKQTANIAKERLQIIVAERRRGDSEPPYLPDLKRDILAVICKYIQIDPEMLHVQFEQKGDDISVLELNVTLPESEEAAK
- the minC gene encoding septum site-determining protein MinC, producing MSQSPIELKGSSFTLSVVHLHNSQPEVIRQALQEKVEQAPAFLKNAPVVINVATLDGDANWKELQQAVAAAGLRVVGISGCRDERQKRAIARAGLPLLSEGKGQKMAAPEPAPAPVAADNAPAKTRIISTPVRSGQQIYARNCDLIVTNSVSAGAELIADGNIHVYGMMRGRALAGASGDTQCQIFCTHLAAELVSIAGQYWLSDQIPSDYVGQAVRLSLLDNALTIQPLN
- a CDS encoding lytic transglycosylase domain-containing protein — encoded protein: MTRSARRTVLAAWLALGGVLIPGAPQAAQEATLAASGRDPAQFPAYVEQLKRQAREQGISQSTLDRAFAQIHFVDRVIKADRNQPEQKITLDDYLRRVMSPAKVRQGRELYRQRQAQWTRASERYRVPGRYIIALWGMESAYGKIQGREDVVSALATLAFEGRREAFFSQELMAALQIVEQGHVGDTPLKGSWAGAMGQCQFMPSSFLRYAADGDGDGRIDIWNNIDDVFASTASYLSKEGWQAGIGWGREVKLPAGFNRAELGLKDAQARSVNAWQQRGVRRADGSALPHAVQRGWIIAPDDLQGRTFLVYDNFRTLMHWNRSYYFALAVGMMADAIGH
- the rnd gene encoding ribonuclease D; its protein translation is MNYQLITTDAGLQQVCEQARKHAQIALDTEFVRTRTYYPQLGLIQLYDGEQLSLIDPLPIKQWQPFVDLLADTAVVKFLHAGSEDLEVFLNAFKTLPTPMVDTQILAAFTGRPLSCGFATLVAEYMKVELDKSESRTDWLARPLTERQCVYAAADVFYLLPMAKQLVQETEEAGWTAAANNECLLLCQRRSETLAPALAYREISNAWQLRPRQLGCLQKLAEWRLRQARERDLAVNFVVREENLWQVARYMPSSLGELDSLGLSGPEIRYHGKTLLALVAEAEALEESELPAPLANLIDQPGYKKVFKDIKAAIAAVSEQSGLSSELLASRRQINQLLNWHWKLKDGESRPELISGWRGDLLMAPLQDILKDY